The Chryseobacterium sp. 52 genome includes a region encoding these proteins:
- a CDS encoding sterol desaturase family protein, whose protein sequence is MNFLVVIITFFIMEGMTWLIHKYIMHGFLWVLHRDHHDHSTEGHVEKNDYFFLIFALPTIALMYYGTVNDFNIGFYIALGIAIYGMAYFFVHDIFIHQRIKFLRNTQNPYLLAIRRAHKQHHKHTGKESGECFGFLWVPIKYFKMYFNKNRP, encoded by the coding sequence ATGAATTTTCTTGTTGTAATAATTACTTTCTTTATCATGGAAGGCATGACATGGCTGATCCATAAATATATCATGCACGGTTTTTTATGGGTCCTTCACAGGGATCATCACGACCATAGTACGGAAGGGCATGTAGAAAAAAATGATTATTTTTTTCTGATTTTTGCGTTGCCTACCATTGCTTTGATGTATTACGGAACCGTTAATGATTTCAACATCGGTTTTTATATCGCCTTAGGAATTGCGATCTATGGAATGGCTTATTTTTTTGTTCATGATATTTTTATTCATCAGAGAATAAAATTTCTGCGAAATACCCAAAATCCTTATTTATTGGCAATCAGACGGGCTCATAAACAGCATCATAAGCATACCGGAAAAGAAAGTGGTGAGTGTTTTGGATTTTTATGGGTTCCTATAAAATATTTTAAAATGTATTTTAATAAAAACAGACCCTGA
- a CDS encoding SRPBCC family protein, producing MVHRLFREQQLNCDLQTAWKFFSSANNLAKITPEDMKFVVLTKTGDDEIYEGMIIDYHVSPLLGIKLDWTTEITQVSFQKSFTDFQKKGPYQLWNHFHEFIVNDHGVLIRDTVDYEMPLGFLGETAHRFFVKKKVEGIFEYRYKVLEEMFNKK from the coding sequence ATGGTACACAGACTTTTCAGAGAACAGCAATTGAATTGTGATCTGCAGACAGCATGGAAATTTTTTTCTTCCGCGAATAACCTTGCTAAAATTACTCCGGAAGACATGAAATTTGTTGTTCTTACCAAAACCGGGGACGATGAAATTTATGAAGGAATGATCATCGATTATCACGTTTCTCCTCTTTTAGGAATAAAATTGGATTGGACGACAGAAATAACACAGGTTTCATTTCAGAAAAGCTTTACAGACTTTCAAAAAAAGGGACCTTATCAGCTTTGGAATCATTTTCATGAGTTCATTGTTAATGACCATGGCGTTTTAATAAGAGATACGGTTGATTATGAAATGCCTCTTGGGTTTTTAGGAGAAACTGCACATCGTTTTTTTGTGAAGAAAAAGGTGGAAGGTATTTTTGAATACCGGTATAAAGTTTTAGAAGAAATGTTTAATAAAAAATAA
- a CDS encoding phytoene/squalene synthase family protein → MKKLFDDLSYRVSKETTKQYSTSFSLGILALSPKIRNPIYAVYGYVRLADEIVDSFHGYDKERLLMRFREETFQALEDKISLNPILQAFQDTVHLFNIDLNLIRQFLKSMEMDLQQIDYNSELYNEYILGSAEVVGLMCLQIFVEGNPSEFERLKPFAMKLGSAFQKVNFLRDMKDDYQILGRSYFPDVDISFFDNKIKSDIEKDIEADFKEALVGIKKLPGSSRFGVYLAYRYYISLFRKIKKTSAHQIINQRIRISNSRKISLMMSSYVQYKTSFL, encoded by the coding sequence ATGAAAAAATTATTTGATGACCTATCTTACCGCGTCAGTAAAGAAACAACCAAACAGTACAGTACAAGCTTCTCTTTGGGTATTTTGGCGCTGTCTCCAAAAATAAGAAATCCTATTTACGCGGTTTATGGATATGTACGTCTTGCAGACGAGATCGTAGATAGTTTTCATGGATATGACAAAGAAAGATTACTGATGAGATTCAGGGAGGAAACTTTTCAGGCACTGGAAGATAAAATTTCTTTAAATCCTATTTTACAGGCATTTCAGGATACCGTTCATCTTTTTAATATTGATTTAAATTTAATCAGGCAGTTCTTAAAAAGCATGGAAATGGATCTTCAGCAAATAGATTACAATTCCGAACTTTATAATGAATATATTTTAGGATCTGCAGAAGTTGTAGGCCTGATGTGTCTTCAAATCTTCGTTGAAGGTAATCCTTCTGAATTTGAAAGACTTAAACCTTTTGCCATGAAACTGGGATCAGCCTTTCAAAAGGTCAATTTTTTAAGGGATATGAAAGATGATTATCAGATTTTAGGACGGAGTTATTTTCCGGATGTGGATATTTCTTTTTTTGATAATAAGATAAAATCAGATATTGAAAAAGATATTGAAGCAGACTTTAAAGAAGCTTTAGTGGGCATTAAAAAACTTCCGGGCTCATCAAGATTTGGAGTATATCTGGCGTATCGCTATTATATTTCGCTTTTCAGAAAAATAAAAAAAACATCAGCACATCAAATTATCAATCAGAGGATAAGAATATCAAACAGCAGAAAGATCTCTTTAATGATGAGCAGCTATGTACAGTATAAAACCTCATTTCTCTAA